In a single window of the Haliaeetus albicilla chromosome 25, bHalAlb1.1, whole genome shotgun sequence genome:
- the CRLF2 gene encoding cytokine receptor-like factor 2, translated as MTHLFTVCCVIPTMRLIFQVCSVIFTLGNLVASQSQSPGWKDVIRTTIINFNNEKMQITWAARELFPGENVSFSYTFDEGKHKVWKPCPTYLLDQDYNSGCLFKTEGPTLAISIRNSNGSEELFSKSLKSDFFIKPNRPENVTFFWKEDTVTVSCNKPKGAVKCLRLELQYKSKFDKEWQSRTSKCCSVGEQGFDPRKCYSFRVRLKRLVPYCNVVNYSSDWEAETFWMNGTLLDSCDDDIKSQSNTVIVLSCLLAVLLVILTFLILLCKWQRLQKSVMPAIPDPKCMFADLFNEHNGNFQEWIDKTDHAVVQTKLEYEEQECIIEAESQQEDEKNSDKQGPQEKIFTFSGAAENNDPKAAQIACLMPTSNTITSFAGFQILMNDDMYVML; from the exons ATGACTCATCTCTTCACAGTCTGTTGTGTCATTCCAACAATGAGACTCATCTTTCAAGTGTGTTCAGTGATCTTCACACTGGGCAACCTGGTGGCTTCTCAGTCACAATCTCCTG GTTGGAAAGATGTGATCAGGACCACAATAATCAATTTCAATAACGAGAAGATGCAGATCACATGGGCAGCAAGAGAACTATTTCCTGGCGAGAATGTGTCATTTTCTTATAC ATTTGATGAAGGCAAGCACAAAGTTTGGAAGCCATGTCCCACCTATTTATTGGATCAAGATTATAATTCTGGATGTCTTTTTAAGACTGAAGGACCCACCCTTGCCATCTCTATCAGGAACAGCAATGGAAGTGAAGAGCTTTTTTCTAAAAGcctaaaatctgattttttta TAAAGCCCAATCGACCAGAAAATGTGACCTTTTTCTGGAAAGAGGACACCGTTACTGTAAGCTGTAATAAACCAAAGGGAGCTGTGAAGTGCTTGAGACTTGAGCTTCAATACAAAAGCAAGTTTGACAAAGAGTGGCAA TCCAGAACTTCTAAGTGTTGCAGTGTTGGAGAGCAAGGCTTTGATCCAAGGAAATGCTATTCTTTCCGGGTCAGACTGAAGAGGCTAGTACCCTACTGCAACGTAGTTAATTACAGCAGTGACTgggaagcagaaacattttggaTGAATGGCACATTATTAG ATTCATGTGATGATGATATAAAATCTCAGTCAAACACAGTAATTGTTTTAAGTTGTTTGCTGGCAGTACTTCTAGTGATACTTACCTTCTTGATTCTTCTGTGTAAATGGCAGAG GCTTCAAAAGTCAGTCATGCCTGCTATCCCAGATCCAAAATGCATGTTTGCTGATCTCTTCAATGAGCATAATGGAAACTTCCAG GAATGGATAGACAAAACTGATCATGCAGTGGTGCAAACCAAGCTAGAATATGAAGAGCAAGAGTGCATCATTGAGGCAGAAAGCCAGCAAGAAGATGAGAAGAACAGTGACAAACAGGGGCCTCAGGAAAAAATCTTCACTTTTTCAGGAGCGGCTGAAAATAATGACCCCAAAGCAGCTCAGATTGCCTGCCTGATGCCAACATCCAACACTATAACTTCTTTTGCTGGCTTCCAGATTTTAATGAATGATGATATGTATGTGATGTTATAA